The sequence below is a genomic window from Nostoc flagelliforme CCNUN1.
GCTAACTGTTCTCTGTGATTAAGGTAGGATTTTACAGCGTCTTGATGCCGAAGATAGTAACCAATAGTGCTATAAACATCTGACAATAATAGGGTCGAGTACCTTTGGACAATAGACTCAGGGGATGCGCCATCCTGAAAAGCTCGGATTACGACCTCTAGCAAAACTCTTGAATTGCCAACTCGAATTGCTCCAGTTTCATCTTCTCGGAGAGGAGGTGTCTCACGCTCTAAAACGAAGCTCATGGGCTAATTTCCCTGAATGACTGGATGTAATGGTAACTTAACTCAGGTGCGTAGGCGTAGCCCGCCGTAGGCATCGCTTCCACTTTAATTAAAACAGGCGATCGCAATATAGTTAAATACGATATGGGATATTTTGGGTAAGTTTACCAAATTAGCTGTTGTTTTTGATTTCGTCTAACTTGGCACGCACTGCCTGGATATCCTGCCACATCAACCATTTCGGCGCACCTCTTTCTTTAGAAGGGTTACGCAGCAAGTAGGAAGGATGAAAAATTGGCATACATAAACGTCCTTCCCATTCCAACCACTGTCCGCGAATTTTCGTAATTCCCCGCTTATCGCCAGTGATGCCTTTGACAGCAGTTGCACCTGTTAACAGGATTATTTTGGGGTCAACTAAACGAATTTGTTCTAGTAAGTAGGGTAAACAAGCCGTCACTTCTACAGGTGTAGGAACTCTATTATCTGGTGGACGACATTTATTGATATTGGCAATGTATACATCATCCTCAGTAGTCAGATTCACGGATGCTAGGATTTTCTCCAGCAACTGCCCCGATCTGCCTACAAATGGTAAGCCGGTTTCGTCCTCATTTTGACCAGGCGCTTCTCCTATAACCATAATTGGTGCTTTGAGATTGCCGCGTCCGACAACAGCATGAGTCCGAGTGTCTCCCAATCCACAACGGTGACAGCGATTGCAATGCTGTGCCAACTCCGTCATGTCAGAATAAGTTCCCGGAGCGATCGCAATTTTAGCGTCTGTGGGAATCAGTTCTCGTTGGTTAAGGGTTGAGTCGTCGAAGAGGCTGAGTTGGGTTTCGCTGCTCATGAAAATTAGGATTTTGGCATCAGCACCATCTGTCTTATCTGAGTTAAATACTGCTTTAGTTGGAGATTTATCAGAATCAATAGACTTTTGCTGAATACTTAATTATTTATACAAATCTTATTGTATCAGTTAATTTGAGACAAAATTCAGTCATCATAAAAGCAGTACTGTCCTAACATGCTGGGGGAAACCATGTCACATACCCCGCTTTTCGCCGATCGCACCCATGCGGGTGAGTTATTGGCGCGAGTGATTCATGATGTTTTGACTCAGCAAACTATTGATTCTGGGGTAAAGCCTGTACCAATTATTTATGCTTTGCCAAGAGGGGGTGTACCAGTAGCAGCACCAATAGCACGTCTTTTGGATTGTCCGTTGACAATTGTTGTGGCGAAAAAGATTAGCTATCCAGAAAACCCAGAGTTAGCAATTGGTGCAGTGACTACTTTTGGAAATGTTCTTTGGGCTGATCAAAAGCTATTTCGCCCTAAAGATGATGCGCGGTGGCGGGAAGTAGCTTTAAATAAAGCGATAAACCTTGCTAAGTCTCTTGAGGCTCTATTAATTCCTGCTTGTCCGCAGGTGAATGCAGAGAATGCTACGCTCATCTTAGTTGATGATGGCATTGCTACAGGTATGACAATAGCGGTAGCGGCAACTGCTCTCAAAACCCTTTCTCCAGCAGCAGTTTGGCTATGTACTCCAGTCGCGCCACAAACATTGCTACCCTGGTTAGAACAGTGGGGCGATCGCACAATTGTCTTGGAAACACCCGAACCCTTTTGGAGTGTGAGTAATTTTTATGCGGAATTTCCCCAAGTAGATACATTAGAAGTTCTTGGATATCTCCAGCAACAAAAAATAATAGGGTAAATGGATCTGTGCGAGTAAATTTTGTATTGTTTGTCTGGCGTTGCTTTTTAACTACCTGAAGATGTTCCTTGCTGGTATTGCATAGCTTTGGCATAATCACCCAAGGCGTAGCAAGCAGCTTTCAAACGATCAAGAGCTTCTTCTTCACTGCGCCGATCTTTGATACTTCTAGCTAACAGCAAACGTTCTTCATAATACTTAATTGCTTTGTTATGGTCACCCAAAGCTTCACAAGCAACTCCTAAATTACCTAAAGACTGTTCCTCGCTACGCTTGTCTTGAATTTCTCTAGCTAATTGCAACCGTTCTTCATAATACTTAATGGCTTTAGCATAATCACCTAAGGCATAACAAGCATTCCCTAGATTCTTTAGCACCTGAGAGGCAGTGCGAACATGTTTTAGGGAGCGTGCTAGCACTACACACTGCTCATAATAGGCGATCGCTTTTGGGTAATTGTCCAAAGCATACCAAGCATTACCCAAATTTTTGAGTACCTGTTCCTCGCCCCAGTTATCTTTGAGTTCCCGGACAATTTCTAGGCTTTGCTGCTGATATTCAATTGCCTGCGTAAAGTTACCCAAAGCCTTATACACCAATCCTAAATTATTCAGTGCTGCTACTTGACTACGTTTGTCTTGCAGGTGTTGCGTTATTTTTAAACACTTTTCCAAAAATTCAATAGCCTTGTTATGGTCATTTAGGTGGCGGTATGCATTCCCTACATGGGAAAGTGCTTGCATCTGCAATGCTAAATCTGAGTTCTTATTCAGCAAAGACAAACACTGTTGGGAGTAAGAGATAGCACCTTTGTAGTCTCCAGCGCTGTAAGTTACCAATCCTAAAAAAGAAAGTGCCTGTGCCTGTTTTTGCAAATCCCCAACGGACTGAAACAGTTCCAAGGATTGTTGTAAGGACTTCAAAGCCGCTATTAATTCACCAGTTTGCTGCTGTTGAATTCCTTGCCGTAATAGTTTGGATGCTTCCGATAAATTGTTATCACTTTCCTGTATAGGTAGTATTTCTGCTTGTGAACCAGAGTCAAATTCATGGGTAATTGTATTACGCTTCACTGATTTTAAGTATGTTATGGGTAATTATAGGGGAACTGTATTTTTTGATCTATTAGTCCATTAGCCTTTAGACATCAGGCTTTTCCTGTTAAGTCTGGTGCTAAATCTAGTGTTCCCAAAACCACAAGGTATCTTTCATCAGGTTGGTTTGGTTTAGCACAGCGTAGGTTAAGTAGGCGTGATACCATTTCACTTTAATAATGAAATGATACATATAGATTTCCGAATTGGTATGAGAGTCTATCAATGAAGTGATCGCTTCGCTATTGAATCGTTGATCGAGGCTTTCAGATTACCACTCATGAAGAGTAATAACTATAGTTGTTACTTAGGCAATAGGAAACTTTAAAATATAAATACGTTTTTAGAGCGCAGAGTGTCAATCCTGTGATGAATTGCTGCTTTTAAGCTACTCAACAAGAATGTAAATTTCATAAGTTTAGGCGAGTGTGTCTTTAGTGTCTTTAAAACTATAAAATATAAAAATATTTTTTCAAGGTAATGTATTACTAGAAGTTTGAGTCTAGTAATCTTAGTTTCACGCCTTTAATTGCCTGTCTGTCCTTCCATTTCGATTATAAAAGTCGATATTGGAGCAAACATTCATAGGAAGAATGTTATTTAACATTTCTATTATCAACATCTGCGCTGTATGTATGTTGCAGGATCTCTCGCACCTGCATTAAAATTTTTCCTAGCATATTTTTACCACTACCATCGGCTCCGCAACCCCAGTAAAAATCGATGGGCGAGTTTTCAACAATTTCTGCATTGTCTGTGGAAAGTAAGATATCCCTGATATCTGTATGAGTTTAAAATTTAGATAGCACAGCTTGCCGCATGATGTCGTCTTTAACTTGTTCCCAATCTTGCCGTAGGGGACGGGTTCTCTCACGCCCCATTTTTGCCGCATCTTTAGGTGTTTTAACTAGACGAATTTGTTCTAAATGAGGTGTACCGACAAACTTTTGCGCTTGAAAGTAGTGTTCGCTAGTTGGCCAATACAATCCATCTAATTCAAAGCCGTGGGGCGAAAAGTTAGAGAAACAGCCATATTCTTCACGAGTGCTATAAAAGTAGATTGTCATAGAAGTTGATACCACTTTGAATTTACTTAATTTGTAATGGCTTTAGCCGTATTCTAATGGCTGAAGCCCTTGCTAAAAGCAAGTTTACACTGCGTAACCTAGTTTGAATTAATTCTTGCCTACTTACCTAGTTGTAGGAGCTTGCTGAAGTTAAGATAAAGAATATTAATAATTAATCCCCCCTTTCCTCCTGAAAATGCGGGGCTATGTCCGCTATTTCTAAGAGTACTTGGGAGGATATTCAAGAAATAAATGTCACTAATCTACAAATATTAATTATTGGCTCAATTTAAACGCACCTGGTAAAAGTTAGGTGTTGATTCAACCAACAGCTACAGACATATCTGCCACAGAGCCATTATTTAGGATAGGCTGGCGGGTTTTCAAGTCAAATTTGAAGCCATGTGGCAAAATATGAAGCTTTGCTCCGCAAATCGCCAAAGGCTCATCCTTCAAAATTTCGCCCATATTGTTGTATGTAGCCTCTGATTCATCAACAATCGTAACCGCACCTTCACCAATAACTTCGATTTGGTTATCTGTCACTACCATAGCCGTATTCTCGTCAATACCGAATCCCAAAACAGCAGGCTGTAGTATCAAAGCTGAAATTAAGCGTCCCAAGCGTCCGCGCTGGGAAAAATGCTGGTCAATTACCACTCCTGGTAGAAAACCAAGACCAGGGCCCATTTCAACAGTTTCAATCCGAGGATGTGTTTCTGAGTCGCCTTCCACAATCATTATGTCTGGCATCACGGCGGCGCCCGCGCTTGTGCCTGCGACAACTATACCTTCAGAGAATCGTTGATGAATCGCCGTATCTATTTCGGTACCCTTAAGGATGTTGGTGATGCGAGCTTGATCTCCCCCAGTAAAAAATATCCCAGTTGCTTTATTAATTGCTTCCAATGCGGTAGATGAAGATGCATCTTCGCGGGTTTCTGTATCAATAATGCGAGCATTCTCGGCTCCCAGTCGCTCAAAAACTCTAATATAATTTTCTCCTACTTCTCTTGGTAATTCTGTCGCCGCCGTCAAAATTACAATATACGCCCTCGTACCCCCGGCGCGTCGCACAAAGTCCCGCAGAATTTGGCAATCTCCTTCCTTGTCTTCAGCTCCCCCAATAATTACCAGCTGCCGTTTAGGATTACTTTCCACAATGATGCCCCCTGATTTTAGTTGATAAATTTCACTAAACCATGACAATTAGACTATCAAACCATCCCTTTGGTAGATCACTTGATAGAAGGTAGTATTAAAATTTGCGCTCGCAATGAAACCAAAAGATTTTTCAAAAAAATTACATAAAAAATAACTATCCTCATTAAGTTCGTTGACTTAATAAAACCCACAGCACCAACTGCCTCTAGAGGGATTTTCTAGAGGCATTACTAATTACCGATTGGAAATTTATCGGGCAATTATTTAATAATTGGTATTAACTCCATCTCAATGCAATTAGATATCTGATGGTAAGCCCTAATGAATGCGACTTCTGTAAAGCAAGTTAGTTAAGAAAAAACGTGCTTGTTCCAGTGGGAGATGCCTGGGTTTGCCTTGGTAGACAATTTGATACTCATTTATATCAGGACCATCACCATGCCCAGATATCAGCTTTTGGTGAAAAGCTTCCTCAGCAAGTTCTCGAATTTCGTCTCTTAGAGCAGCTTGTGTGCTATTCATACTTTGCTGTCTTTTGAATACCGCATATTTATTTATACAACTTATTACTGTGTGTTGCACCTTTCAAAGGTTATATATTTGACTATTCATGAGGATGAATTCACTGTAATTTTTTATTTGCTGAGGTAGGGGGGTTTAATTATGCCTTGAGATAGTTGAAAATGCTTACTAATAGGTTTAATGTGGGATCTGATTAGATCAATGGCTTTGCCATCACTCTCAAAAAATAATGTGAGTTAATTTACAATCAATAAGTCTGAGTAACCAGAACTCAGCATTTAAATTTCAGGGTGTTTAGCCAAAGGTTCGTAATCAATGGTTCTACAAAAAAGCAGTGATTTAGTCCGCATTAACGCTAGAAGAACGGATGTATTCGATATTTTCAACTTCAAGCATTATGTTGGGCCCAACCCCTATTTAGATATAGGAGCGCTAGTATTTGACTTTGCTCTAGTTGACTCTAGAGAGCCTTTGCCCATTGAAGATTATATTGCAAAGATTGGCGATCGCTATCCCCACCTGGGTAGGCAAAGCTACGAATCTTATGCTCATCTATTTGCCCAAGTTGTGTCCGAAGTCGGAAAATTGGACATGGATTTGCACCTTAACCGTTGGAGTGTCAAGCCATATCCAGATTTCGTGCGGATTAGCGTCCAATCACTACATGAACGCACAACTAGAGAGGTAGCTTATTTTGTTTGGGATTGGTTTGAAGCCATTACCCAAGACGAAGACTTTACCTTTGATGAACAGTTGGTGAGGCTGCAAAATAAATTCCGCGCCTCTGTCTATGGTGGCCCCACAGTTTACGCCCTATTGCGAACAGCCTACGAAAAAGGTATTCCCGCCTTTTATTTGTGGGAAGAAGGGTTAATGCAATACGGTTTGGGAAAAAAACATGTCCGGGGGGTAGCAACAACATTTAACTGTGATAGCCATCTAGATTCGGAGTTTACCACCCGCAAAGATGACTGTAAGGCATTTTTAAAAACGTTGGGTTTCCCAGTCCCTGAAGGCGATATCGTCTTTTCTGAAAAGGAAGCCTTGGCAGCAGCAAGACAAATTGGCTACCCAGTAGCAGTTAAGCCAGTGGTAGGCCACAAAGGAATTGGCGTTACGGCTGACGTGCAAGACTCAAAAGAACTTGCAGCTGCTTATAATAGGGCACTGGCAGCGATTCCTGAAGATCAGCTAACTCGGATAATTGTTGAGAAAAGTATTTCCGGATCAGATTTTCGTTTGTTGTGTGTCAATGGCAGATTTGTCGCCGCCACAGAACGCCGTCCAGCATCGGTTGTTGGTGATGGCTATTTAACGCTTGCAGAATTAATCCGCCAAGAGAACCGGAAACCTGCACGTTTAGACACGCCAACTTCGCCAATGAGTAAAATTCAAATCGATGAAGCGATGGAACTCTACCTGGAGGAACAGCGCTTATCATTGGACAGCGTTATTGAGAAGGGGCGCACTGTTTACCTGCGTAAAGTTGCCAATCTTTCGGCTGGGGGTATGAGCATCGATGCAACGCATACGGTTCATGATGACAATATTATCTTGGCGCAAGATATTGCCCAACACTTCCAGCTGACTTGCCTTGGTATTGATGTCATGACCAAAAGTCTCTCAGAATCTTGGAAGTCTAGTAACTTTGCCATCTTGGAAATCAATGCTGCACCAGGCGTTTTAATGCATCTTAAACCTTCTGAAGGTGAAAGCGTTGATGTGCCTTCTTATATCTTAGAAACCTTTTTTGAGTCGGGTACAAATTCTAGGATACCGATTATTACCTTTAATAAAATCTCAGTTGAAGAACTGCAAGCAACGATTGACCATATCCTTTTGCAACATCCCAACTGGACAATAGGCGCTGTTTGCCGTGATGCAGTTTTTGTGAATCGCTCGAAAAAAGTATTAAGTAAGGATTACAATAGCAACGTCCAAACTTTGCTGCGTCATCCAAAACTTGATTTGCTGATTGCCGAGTATGCGGAAGATATCCTAAA
It includes:
- a CDS encoding DUF433 domain-containing protein, which translates into the protein MSFVLERETPPLREDETGAIRVGNSRVLLEVVIRAFQDGASPESIVQRYSTLLLSDVYSTIGYYLRHQDAVKSYLNHREQLAESVQQRLSSVQPDLSLIRSRLLAQQQS
- a CDS encoding uracil-DNA glycosylase encodes the protein MSSETQLSLFDDSTLNQRELIPTDAKIAIAPGTYSDMTELAQHCNRCHRCGLGDTRTHAVVGRGNLKAPIMVIGEAPGQNEDETGLPFVGRSGQLLEKILASVNLTTEDDVYIANINKCRPPDNRVPTPVEVTACLPYLLEQIRLVDPKIILLTGATAVKGITGDKRGITKIRGQWLEWEGRLCMPIFHPSYLLRNPSKERGAPKWLMWQDIQAVRAKLDEIKNNS
- a CDS encoding phosphoribosyltransferase, whose translation is MSHTPLFADRTHAGELLARVIHDVLTQQTIDSGVKPVPIIYALPRGGVPVAAPIARLLDCPLTIVVAKKISYPENPELAIGAVTTFGNVLWADQKLFRPKDDARWREVALNKAINLAKSLEALLIPACPQVNAENATLILVDDGIATGMTIAVAATALKTLSPAAVWLCTPVAPQTLLPWLEQWGDRTIVLETPEPFWSVSNFYAEFPQVDTLEVLGYLQQQKIIG
- a CDS encoding tetratricopeptide repeat protein, with product MTYLKSVKRNTITHEFDSGSQAEILPIQESDNNLSEASKLLRQGIQQQQTGELIAALKSLQQSLELFQSVGDLQKQAQALSFLGLVTYSAGDYKGAISYSQQCLSLLNKNSDLALQMQALSHVGNAYRHLNDHNKAIEFLEKCLKITQHLQDKRSQVAALNNLGLVYKALGNFTQAIEYQQQSLEIVRELKDNWGEEQVLKNLGNAWYALDNYPKAIAYYEQCVVLARSLKHVRTASQVLKNLGNACYALGDYAKAIKYYEERLQLAREIQDKRSEEQSLGNLGVACEALGDHNKAIKYYEERLLLARSIKDRRSEEEALDRLKAACYALGDYAKAMQYQQGTSSGS
- a CDS encoding cyanophycinase, which codes for MVESNPKRQLVIIGGAEDKEGDCQILRDFVRRAGGTRAYIVILTAATELPREVGENYIRVFERLGAENARIIDTETREDASSSTALEAINKATGIFFTGGDQARITNILKGTEIDTAIHQRFSEGIVVAGTSAGAAVMPDIMIVEGDSETHPRIETVEMGPGLGFLPGVVIDQHFSQRGRLGRLISALILQPAVLGFGIDENTAMVVTDNQIEVIGEGAVTIVDESEATYNNMGEILKDEPLAICGAKLHILPHGFKFDLKTRQPILNNGSVADMSVAVG
- a CDS encoding acetate--CoA ligase family protein; amino-acid sequence: MVLQKSSDLVRINARRTDVFDIFNFKHYVGPNPYLDIGALVFDFALVDSREPLPIEDYIAKIGDRYPHLGRQSYESYAHLFAQVVSEVGKLDMDLHLNRWSVKPYPDFVRISVQSLHERTTREVAYFVWDWFEAITQDEDFTFDEQLVRLQNKFRASVYGGPTVYALLRTAYEKGIPAFYLWEEGLMQYGLGKKHVRGVATTFNCDSHLDSEFTTRKDDCKAFLKTLGFPVPEGDIVFSEKEALAAARQIGYPVAVKPVVGHKGIGVTADVQDSKELAAAYNRALAAIPEDQLTRIIVEKSISGSDFRLLCVNGRFVAATERRPASVVGDGYLTLAELIRQENRKPARLDTPTSPMSKIQIDEAMELYLEEQRLSLDSVIEKGRTVYLRKVANLSAGGMSIDATHTVHDDNIILAQDIAQHFQLTCLGIDVMTKSLSESWKSSNFAILEINAAPGVLMHLKPSEGESVDVPSYILETFFESGTNSRIPIITFNKISVEELQATIDHILLQHPNWTIGAVCRDAVFVNRSKKVLSKDYNSNVQTLLRHPKLDLLIAEYAEDILNEEGMFYRSSNMVVLDNPSETEMMLVRDVFDGSTVVIRKGNDISIRRRGLIEDYSLGEDEPFTRVYLKETGAIF